From Algoriphagus sp. NG3, the proteins below share one genomic window:
- a CDS encoding LytTR family DNA-binding domain-containing protein, which translates to MKYRILIVDDEPPARKLLSDYVSKVANLELAAVCSNGEEAMAFLRENPVDILLLDIRMPLMTGLDLLSELTDKPLTIFVTAYEEYAVKGYELDVIDYLMKPVSFDRFRKAIDKAVEYLSVQVVGEETFDKPDYFFIKTDTRIVKFLFAEVEAIEAQREYIKIITATRKVMSLVSLTGIANALPAEFVRIHRSFIVNMRHIDEVQSNEILIGKDLYPISRNYRDEFFKKLGDRKLL; encoded by the coding sequence ATGAAGTACCGAATACTAATTGTCGACGATGAGCCACCAGCAAGGAAATTGCTTTCGGACTACGTGTCCAAAGTTGCAAATCTGGAATTGGCGGCTGTATGCAGTAATGGGGAAGAAGCGATGGCGTTTCTGAGGGAAAATCCTGTGGATATCCTTTTGCTGGATATCCGCATGCCTCTGATGACAGGGTTGGATTTGCTGAGTGAATTGACGGATAAACCACTCACGATATTCGTAACAGCCTATGAAGAATATGCGGTGAAGGGCTATGAGCTGGATGTGATTGACTACCTGATGAAACCGGTTTCTTTTGACCGGTTCAGAAAGGCAATTGATAAAGCTGTGGAATACCTTTCGGTACAAGTAGTGGGTGAGGAAACTTTTGATAAGCCTGATTACTTTTTCATTAAGACTGATACGAGAATTGTGAAATTTCTCTTTGCAGAAGTGGAGGCAATCGAAGCTCAGCGGGAATACATCAAGATCATCACAGCAACTAGAAAAGTGATGTCGTTGGTCTCCCTCACCGGAATTGCCAATGCGTTGCCTGCTGAATTTGTACGCATTCACCGTTCCTTCATTGTTAATATGCGACATATCGATGAAGTCCAGTCCAATGAAATCTTGATTGGAAAAGATTTATATCCGATCAGTCGGAATTATAG
- a CDS encoding helix-turn-helix domain-containing protein — MIQTVTKIHPKIKTEVPSSSAAKRISTNFLKLLESQFPITDLRTNLKLRSASDFAEKLCVHVNHLNRTVNAIFNKPTSVIIRDRILVESKRLLEQSDWNVSEIAYALGFTEVTHFNNFFKKAMNMNPTQYRKSLTETR, encoded by the coding sequence ATGATCCAAACTGTAACCAAGATACACCCAAAAATCAAAACTGAAGTACCGTCAAGTTCCGCAGCGAAGAGAATCAGTACGAATTTTCTGAAGCTGCTGGAAAGTCAATTTCCTATAACTGATCTGCGTACCAATTTAAAGCTAAGATCAGCCTCGGATTTTGCGGAAAAACTATGCGTTCATGTAAATCATCTCAATAGAACCGTAAACGCAATCTTTAACAAACCAACGTCAGTCATCATAAGGGACAGAATTCTTGTCGAATCCAAGCGGCTGTTGGAGCAAAGCGACTGGAATGTCTCTGAAATAGCCTATGCATTGGGATTCACTGAAGTGACTCATTTCAATAACTTTTTTAAGAAAGCCATGAATATGAATCCAACCCAATACCGAAAATCACTAACAGAAACTAGATAA
- a CDS encoding alpha/beta hydrolase, with translation MKNALLSFLFLCLGTTCSFSQSNRVINLFPEGTVLHGNIAYQNDTLKKHLLDIYLPGNSIGKVPLVVFIHGGGWLSNDKYADMGYMKETISEIIESGYALASIDYRFSTQAVFPAQMLDCNAAISYLVNNADTYGFDIERMVVMGFSAGGHLASMVGLAKNNNVDAFFLPESNKDFHFKGVVDFYGPADLTLFPGANDAKSPEGILIGAAPLHRPDLAKAASPVSYVDENDPPFLIIHGEKDDLVSPRQSQLLSSWLTVKGVPNELIIVKDAPHFGPMFDVEEIRTKVMAFLHKSLD, from the coding sequence ATGAAAAATGCACTTTTAAGTTTTCTATTTCTTTGCCTTGGCACAACTTGCAGCTTCTCCCAAAGCAATCGCGTAATCAATCTTTTCCCGGAAGGAACCGTGCTTCATGGCAACATCGCTTACCAAAATGACACCTTAAAAAAACACCTGTTGGACATTTATTTACCGGGAAATTCCATTGGAAAAGTTCCTTTGGTGGTATTCATACATGGCGGAGGCTGGCTGAGCAATGACAAATATGCGGACATGGGGTATATGAAGGAGACCATTTCGGAAATCATTGAAAGTGGCTATGCCTTGGCCTCTATCGATTATCGATTTAGCACACAGGCAGTTTTCCCGGCGCAAATGCTGGACTGCAATGCCGCCATTTCTTATTTGGTGAACAATGCAGATACCTATGGATTTGATATTGAGCGCATGGTGGTCATGGGCTTTTCTGCCGGAGGGCATCTAGCCTCCATGGTGGGATTGGCCAAGAACAACAATGTGGATGCTTTTTTCTTACCGGAAAGCAACAAGGATTTCCACTTTAAAGGTGTGGTGGATTTCTATGGCCCGGCAGATCTGACTCTTTTTCCCGGAGCTAATGATGCCAAATCTCCTGAAGGAATTCTGATTGGCGCAGCTCCACTGCATAGACCGGACTTGGCAAAGGCAGCAAGCCCAGTTAGCTATGTGGATGAAAACGATCCGCCTTTTCTGATCATTCATGGAGAGAAAGACGACTTGGTTTCTCCGCGTCAATCCCAATTATTAAGTTCTTGGCTCACTGTGAAAGGCGTACCCAATGAATTGATTATTGTCAAAGACGCTCCCCACTTCGGACCTATGTTTGATGTGGAAGAAATAAGAACTAAAGTGATGGCATTTTTACATAAAAGTCTGGATTGA
- a CDS encoding sensor histidine kinase, with product MKNNVISRPAFYALHVLFWICYGVILFASLSNWTRSPDAVWKAVISDVLTSSSIAYINYYLLLPRLYKKSRYSAYILASMALVVIIVFVRVYFLGMSHMSVTYTYFIRSVPAIGFYLISTVIWFFANLIKAQRNEIELRNNQLASELKFLKLQLSPHFLFNTLNNIYSMAYFSDSNTAPAIMKLSGMMRHMLYEDQGMFVSLSKEISFMENFIELWRLKLDENPLIIFKHKGIRESHEIAHLIFLVFLENAFKHGNTIDGSIEINLHINAGDQLFFYIKNDVIDARKTAEEESGVGLTNVKKRLNLIYPGKHELLMEQNATSFEVKLTIDLK from the coding sequence ATGAAAAACAATGTAATATCGCGTCCGGCATTCTATGCGCTGCATGTCCTTTTCTGGATTTGCTATGGGGTGATATTATTTGCCTCACTTAGTAACTGGACCAGATCTCCCGATGCTGTGTGGAAGGCCGTGATCTCTGATGTGCTGACTTCTTCATCTATAGCATATATCAATTATTATTTACTCCTGCCACGGCTTTATAAAAAAAGTAGATATTCAGCCTACATTTTGGCATCTATGGCCTTGGTGGTCATTATTGTGTTTGTGAGGGTCTATTTTCTCGGGATGAGCCATATGTCTGTTACCTATACTTATTTTATCAGATCTGTACCGGCTATTGGTTTTTACCTGATCTCTACAGTGATCTGGTTTTTTGCCAATCTCATCAAAGCACAGAGAAATGAAATAGAGCTAAGAAACAACCAGTTGGCGTCTGAGCTGAAGTTTCTAAAACTTCAACTCAGTCCGCATTTTCTCTTTAATACCTTGAATAATATTTATTCCATGGCTTATTTCAGCGATAGCAACACCGCTCCGGCGATCATGAAGCTGTCCGGAATGATGCGCCACATGCTCTATGAAGATCAGGGTATGTTTGTTTCGCTTTCCAAAGAAATCTCCTTTATGGAAAATTTCATAGAGCTTTGGAGACTCAAGCTAGATGAAAATCCGCTTATAATTTTCAAACATAAAGGGATACGGGAAAGCCATGAAATTGCCCATTTGATCTTTCTTGTTTTTCTGGAAAATGCCTTTAAACACGGCAACACCATCGATGGGTCCATAGAGATAAATCTGCATATCAACGCCGGTGATCAGCTGTTTTTCTATATCAAAAATGATGTAATCGATGCCCGGAAAACGGCGGAAGAAGAGAGTGGGGTAGGGCTGACAAATGTGAAGAAGAGGTTGAATCTGATCTATCCGGGAAAGCATGAGCTGCTTATGGAACAGAACGCTACTTCCTTTGAAGTGAAACTAACAATAGACTTAAAATGA